Genomic window (Candidatus Nitrosocosmicus franklandus):
TTGCATTGGATCATATCAAAATAGCAAGGAAGATCATATCAAAATACAAATTAAAAATCCCTTTTGAATACAAAATCCTCTTTTGTAAGAATTGTAAAAGGTATATCGTACCAGGTAAAGATTCAAGAATAAGAATTGGCAGGTCGAATACAAAAGCTCTTAGAATTACATGCAAATATTGTAATCATACATATAGAAAAGTGATAGAAAAAATATCTCATAATTGAATTGAAAAAACCATTCTAAAATAAACGTAAGTTAAGCTAAATCAAGACGAAAAACAACAAACCATCCAGCAATAGTGACTTTATTTATATCAAAGTAAATGAGAACATAAAGAAGAAGGATTATAAGGGAAAATTGTAGAATTCATCATGTAATAGTAAATGGCTAAGGTATTTGATGTTCCAGCAAACGAATTGATATCAAAATTAACGGAGCAGTTAAAAAAAGATAAGAAAATAAACCCTCCAGAATGGGCCAGCTATGTAAAAACTGGTCCACATGTAGAAAAAGTTCCGCAAAATAGAGACTGGTGGTATACAAGATGTGCTTCGCTAGCAAGAAAGGTATATTTACATGGCCCTATTGGAATATCAGATTTAAAAAGTTACTATGGAGGAAGGAAAAGAATAGGATATAATTTGGATCACCATAAAGATGCCGGTGGTGCAATAATTAGAAAGGCATTGCAACAATTAGAATTATCTGGATATGTTGAGAAGAAAGCAAAAGGCAGAGTTATATCAAACGAAGGGATGAAAAGACTAGACAGACTAGCCACTGAAATTTTCAAAGAAATATCAAAGATGGACAAGAATTTAGAACGATATGCATAAGGGAGTATAAACATGTCAGGTCTACCTCAATCTCATCAACCCTCAGATGATGAAATCAAAAGACAACAGGCCGAAGCAGAGGCAATGAAGCAAAGAGCACTAGCAATGTTGTTAGATTCGGAGGCAAGACAGAGACTTACAAATATAAAAATGGTAAAACCAGAACTTGCTGCAGCAGTCGAAAATTATCTAATTAATGCAGCTACTACAGGACGGCTAAATAGAGCCCTCACCGATAACGAGTTAAAACAAATACTGTTGACTTTACAACAACCAAAGAGAGAGTTTAAGATTAACAGAAGATAACCTCAAAATTATCTTTCTTTCAAATTCAAAATCATAAAAAGTAATCTTCATTTTTGAGTTAACTATATTAAGCTTTTAAAACATCATCCTCCCATGAAAGCAGCTGTATTTAGAGAGTATAACAAAGATCCAACCAAAGTAGTGAAAATTGAAGACATTGATGTCCCAAAAATAAGACCTAATGAAGTTTTGATTAAAGTTGAATCTTCAGCATACAATTATAATGATTTATGGGCAATTTGGGGAGAGCCAGTTAAGACTCCACTTCCCCATATATCTGGAAGTGATGTTGCAGGAACAGTGGTAGAGATTGGTCAAGATGTGACCAAATTTAAAGTGGGAGATAGAGTTGTATCTCACTCTAACATGAGTTGCAGGGTGTGCGATCAGTGCACATCAGGCAGAGAATATGATTGCAAAGAAAGACAAATTTGGGGATTTCAGACAGGTCCCTTATGGGGTGGATTTGCACAATATACACATCTTCCGGAAGTTAATGTTGCAAAATTGCCAGATAATGTTTCATTTGATGATGCGGCCGCGGTGTCTATGGTAGGCATGACATCCTGGCATATGCTGGTTGGACGTGCTAAAATTATTCCAGGTCAAACCGTTTTGATAATGGGAGGAACAAGCGGAGTAGGAATGGTAGGGATTCAAATTGCAAAATTATACAATTGTAATGTAATTGCAACAGCTGGAAATCAGCAAAAAATGGATAAATGTTTAGAATTGGGCGCGGATCATGTAGTAAATCACAGGGAAGCTGACTGGTACAAAAAGGTAAGAGAGATCACAAAGAAAGAAGGCGTCGACGTCGTATTTGAACACATTGGAAAGAACGTATTTCCGCAAGAGGTAGGCTTACTAAAGATGGGCGGTACCCTCGTAGCAACAGGAGCCACAACTGGGTATGATTCAACCATCGATTTGAGGTATTTGTTCTTTAAGGGAACTAATCTATTGGGCTCAACACAGGGAACCAAAGCAGAATTAGAACAAGTAATTTATTGGACAAGCAAGGGAAAAATAAAACCAGTCATTCACACATCATTGCCCTTTTCCAATATGGTTGAAGGTCATGTGATGATGGCCGGTGCTGAACAGATAGGAAAGATAATTACTAATCCCCAAAAACTTTAATTTTTTATATTATTATCAGTATTAGCATAGTGGGAAGCTCAAGAAGTTTAATT
Coding sequences:
- a CDS encoding ribonuclease P protein component 4, which produces MKKSIAKQIAFQRVKNLIDTALYSSDEFALDHIKIARKIISKYKLKIPFEYKILFCKNCKRYIVPGKDSRIRIGRSNTKALRITCKYCNHTYRKVIEKISHN
- a CDS encoding 30S ribosomal protein S19e is translated as MAKVFDVPANELISKLTEQLKKDKKINPPEWASYVKTGPHVEKVPQNRDWWYTRCASLARKVYLHGPIGISDLKSYYGGRKRIGYNLDHHKDAGGAIIRKALQQLELSGYVEKKAKGRVISNEGMKRLDRLATEIFKEISKMDKNLERYA
- a CDS encoding DNA-binding protein, translating into MSGLPQSHQPSDDEIKRQQAEAEAMKQRALAMLLDSEARQRLTNIKMVKPELAAAVENYLINAATTGRLNRALTDNELKQILLTLQQPKREFKINRR
- a CDS encoding zinc-binding dehydrogenase — its product is MKAAVFREYNKDPTKVVKIEDIDVPKIRPNEVLIKVESSAYNYNDLWAIWGEPVKTPLPHISGSDVAGTVVEIGQDVTKFKVGDRVVSHSNMSCRVCDQCTSGREYDCKERQIWGFQTGPLWGGFAQYTHLPEVNVAKLPDNVSFDDAAAVSMVGMTSWHMLVGRAKIIPGQTVLIMGGTSGVGMVGIQIAKLYNCNVIATAGNQQKMDKCLELGADHVVNHREADWYKKVREITKKEGVDVVFEHIGKNVFPQEVGLLKMGGTLVATGATTGYDSTIDLRYLFFKGTNLLGSTQGTKAELEQVIYWTSKGKIKPVIHTSLPFSNMVEGHVMMAGAEQIGKIITNPQKL